The following proteins are co-located in the Deinococcus metallilatus genome:
- a CDS encoding PQQ-dependent sugar dehydrogenase, with translation MRKTLLAVLTVTLASAGAVLAQTAFPLTGPYPGQQSAPTPHPLPVPTPPATVTATRNEPTALGFTPDKLARIKVPAGFTVSVMATEMGNARALYVMPDGGVYLSRTKQNDIWYLKDVNKDGRFDAGERRQVASNLSLIHGMDVKDGKLYTIGEHDIWVMDIARDGTLGVPRVFASHLPDVGQHSARGVKWGPDGFLYASIGSTNNDGRTENPEEATILRFSPDGKWREVYAHGLRHTIGFGWHPVTGVMYGMDQGSDWHGDNIPPEELNVLQRGGIYGWPFCYGDRNPDPYVNTGNLPGFVSKQDYCNRTLGSVLNYTAHAAAIEMTFYTGTSFPAEYRNDAFVAFRGSWNRSEPSGYEIARVDFDAQNKPVAITPFVSGFVYQENGEWKQFGRLAGVAVYTDGSLLFTDDQSGVIYRVRYTGGQ, from the coding sequence ATGCGAAAGACTCTGCTCGCCGTCCTGACGGTGACCCTTGCCAGTGCGGGGGCCGTGCTGGCCCAGACCGCCTTCCCGCTCACCGGGCCGTATCCCGGCCAGCAGAGTGCACCCACCCCGCACCCCCTGCCCGTCCCCACGCCACCCGCCACCGTCACCGCGACCCGCAACGAGCCGACGGCCCTGGGCTTCACGCCGGACAAGCTCGCGCGGATCAAGGTTCCGGCGGGCTTCACCGTGAGCGTGATGGCGACGGAGATGGGCAATGCCCGGGCACTGTACGTGATGCCCGACGGCGGGGTGTACCTCTCGCGCACCAAGCAGAACGACATCTGGTACCTCAAGGATGTCAACAAGGACGGCCGGTTCGACGCGGGCGAGCGCCGCCAGGTCGCCTCGAACCTCAGCCTCATTCACGGGATGGACGTGAAGGACGGCAAACTGTACACCATCGGTGAGCACGACATCTGGGTCATGGACATCGCCCGGGACGGCACGCTGGGGGTGCCGCGCGTGTTCGCCAGCCACCTGCCCGACGTGGGGCAGCACTCGGCGCGCGGCGTGAAGTGGGGACCGGACGGCTTCCTGTACGCCAGCATCGGCTCCACCAACAACGACGGCCGCACCGAGAACCCCGAGGAGGCGACCATCCTGCGCTTCAGCCCCGACGGTAAGTGGCGCGAGGTGTACGCGCACGGCCTGCGCCACACCATCGGCTTCGGGTGGCACCCGGTGACGGGGGTGATGTACGGGATGGACCAGGGGTCGGACTGGCACGGCGACAACATCCCGCCCGAGGAACTGAACGTGCTCCAGCGCGGCGGAATCTACGGCTGGCCCTTCTGCTACGGCGACCGGAACCCCGACCCCTACGTCAACACCGGCAACCTCCCCGGCTTCGTCAGCAAGCAGGACTACTGCAACCGGACGCTGGGCAGCGTGCTGAACTACACCGCGCACGCCGCCGCCATCGAGATGACCTTCTACACCGGCACCTCCTTCCCCGCCGAATACCGCAATGACGCCTTCGTGGCCTTCCGGGGCTCGTGGAACCGCAGCGAGCCGAGCGGGTACGAGATCGCCCGGGTGGACTTCGACGCGCAGAACAAGCCGGTGGCGATCACGCCCTTCGTGAGCGGCTTCGTGTACCAGGAAAACGGCGAGTGGAAGCAGTTCGGGCGCCTGGCGGGCGTGGCCGTCTACACCGACGGCAGCCTGCTCTTTACCGACGACCAGAGCGGCGTGATCTACCGCGTGCGCTACACGGGAGGCCAGTGA
- a CDS encoding superoxide dismutase family protein produces the protein MNRLKMLGLLALAGAFGNSASAGGMEPVPGMAPASTPLAATAAIRDAAGEVRGTATFQQMGLGVQVTVEVSGLTPGGHGMHVHEYGRCTPGVDPATNTVVPFGGAGGHFDPGMSHNHDDPVAPDKYGHGGDLPMLMVGADGMARMTFTTNKISLTGMNGVLNRALVIHAMPDDYKTDPAGKSGMRERCGIITRNNFSVRNYPLPGPTDFPEGIAYDAKKGMIYTGSAANGTIYAINAASGTVSKFSEGGAYGRRIALGLKVDAQGRLWVAGGAQGTVSVLSPDGMILNVLETPMSPAPYLNDLTVAPDGNVYVTDSRRPVIFRVDRNMNLTAWLDLTGTPIKYGLGVNLNGIAATPDGRFLLAIQLNTGDLWRIDLRTKAVRKVMGGLKNGDGILLDGHTLYVGRNKDQVVSKVSLSADYGSGTLVSEEPLMGLRYPTTLAMIGGDLVVPQSQLDKLMGGTPETPFKLTRFRKF, from the coding sequence ATGAACCGTCTCAAGATGCTCGGCCTGCTCGCCCTGGCGGGAGCGTTCGGGAACAGCGCCTCGGCGGGCGGCATGGAACCGGTGCCAGGGATGGCCCCGGCCAGCACGCCCCTGGCGGCCACCGCCGCGATCCGTGACGCGGCAGGCGAGGTGCGCGGCACCGCCACCTTTCAGCAGATGGGCCTGGGCGTGCAGGTCACGGTGGAGGTCAGCGGCCTGACGCCCGGGGGTCACGGGATGCACGTCCACGAGTACGGGCGCTGCACCCCCGGCGTGGACCCGGCCACCAACACGGTCGTGCCCTTCGGCGGGGCGGGAGGCCACTTCGACCCCGGCATGAGCCACAACCATGACGACCCGGTGGCGCCCGACAAGTACGGCCACGGCGGCGACCTCCCCATGCTGATGGTCGGCGCGGACGGCATGGCCCGCATGACCTTCACGACGAACAAGATCAGCCTGACCGGCATGAACGGCGTCCTGAACCGCGCGCTGGTGATCCACGCAATGCCCGACGACTACAAGACCGACCCGGCGGGCAAATCGGGGATGCGTGAACGCTGCGGCATCATCACGCGCAACAACTTCAGCGTGCGGAACTACCCGCTGCCCGGCCCGACCGATTTCCCCGAGGGCATCGCCTACGACGCGAAGAAAGGCATGATCTACACCGGCAGCGCCGCCAACGGCACCATCTACGCGATCAACGCGGCAAGCGGCACCGTCAGCAAGTTCAGCGAGGGCGGGGCGTATGGGCGCCGCATCGCGCTGGGCCTGAAGGTGGACGCGCAGGGCCGCCTGTGGGTCGCGGGCGGCGCACAGGGGACCGTCAGCGTCCTGTCGCCCGACGGCATGATCCTGAACGTGCTGGAGACGCCGATGAGTCCGGCCCCGTACCTCAACGACCTGACCGTCGCCCCGGACGGCAACGTGTACGTGACCGACAGCCGCCGCCCGGTCATCTTCCGGGTGGACCGCAACATGAACCTGACGGCGTGGCTGGACCTGACGGGGACGCCGATCAAGTACGGCCTCGGCGTCAACCTGAACGGCATCGCCGCGACCCCGGACGGACGCTTCCTGCTGGCGATCCAGCTCAACACCGGCGACCTGTGGCGCATTGACCTGCGGACAAAGGCGGTGCGGAAGGTGATGGGCGGGCTGAAGAACGGCGACGGCATCCTGCTCGACGGGCACACGCTGTACGTGGGGCGCAACAAGGATCAGGTGGTCAGCAAGGTCAGCCTCAGCGCCGACTACGGCAGCGGCACCCTGGTCAGCGAGGAACCCCTGATGGGCCTGCGCTACCCCACCACGCTCGCCATGATCGGCGGCGACCTCGTCGTGCCGCAGAGCCAGCTCGACAAGCTGATGGGCGGCACACCCGAGACGCCCTTCAAGCTCACACGGTTCAGGAAGTTCTGA